Proteins from a genomic interval of Siniperca chuatsi isolate FFG_IHB_CAS linkage group LG10, ASM2008510v1, whole genome shotgun sequence:
- the LOC122883510 gene encoding transmembrane prolyl 4-hydroxylase-like isoform X1: MEDALEDLMEQEEYDDSDKPLSLPRNPPFRSTRLHVQRSSICSRAYFVVVMVFFHVYILNVIGLLLYVHYNNGPGDLVSGDGATSASVSESGTPLPHPAPASRELHVEDYSSSFSLPRIEGIRVGHVQQVSLAPDRTHEMKTISLKPLLFEIPGFLSEEECRVVVQLAQLKGLMESQATASSQGQEGSNQPLLSLSTEEVFSLLDLNQDGLLQKQEIVSHSRSRDGTWLNPDNLRQILTGLEACPTGMLTLEDFRRVYDVSQHPGQQRSRKLQTQFKQRSKHTWLYQGPGSHHVLHTLRNRVTSLTRLPSSLVELSEPLQVIRYEHGDFSNAHHDSSPSHLETTCAHTRLAGNTSALTEVSCRYLTILFFLSSVEEGGETTFPVADNRTYEEQALVQDGVDLTDTQETCGRGNLRMNPSAGTALLWYNHLSDGRGWMGELDEYSLHGDCPVRRGVKWVANSWVNVDPDHQQQARYQRLVAQRHRAKSGMEEHYQPLPHSDLHQDL, encoded by the exons ATGGAAGACGCTTTAGAAGATTTAATGGAGCAGGAAGAATACGACGACAGCGACAAACCATTATCATTGCCCCGCAATCCCCCTTTTCGCTCCACTCGACTGCACGTCCAGAGAAGTAGTATCTGCTCTCGGGCTTATTTCGTTGTGGTCATGGTCTTCTTCCATGTGTATATCCTGAATGTTATTGGCCTGCTGCTCTACGTGCACTACAACAACGGCCCCGGGGATCTTGTCAGTGGAGACGGGGCCACCTCAGCATCAGTTAGCGAGAGTGGAACCCCTTTGCCCCATCCTGCCCCAGCTTCAAGAGAGCTACATGTGGAGGACTATAGTAGTAGTTTCAGTCTTCCTCGCATTGAGGGGATACGG GTGGGTCATGTTCAGCAGGTGTCCCTTGCACCAGACAGAACACATGAGATGAAGACGATCAGCCTGAAACCTCTGCTATTCG AGATCCCTGGCTTCCTGTCAGAGGAGGAGTGCCGTGTGGTGGTGCAGCTGGCTCAGCTCAAGGGTCTGATGGAGAGCCAGGCGACAGCATCCAGCCAGGGACAAGAGGGGTCAAACCAGCCACTACTTTCTCTCAGCACAGAGGAGGTCTTCAGTCTGTTGGACCTAAACCAGGATGGGCTGCTGCAGAAGCAGGAG ATTGTGAGTCACTCACGCTCTCGAGATGGAACTTGGTTGAACCCAGACAATTTACGGCAGATACTCACTGGTCTGGAAGCCTGCCCAACAG GGATGCTTACCTTGGAGGACTTCAGGCGTGTTTATGATGTGTCCCAGCACCCAGGACAACAGCGAAGCAGGAAGCTCCAGACTCAGTTCAAACAGAGAAGCAAACATACGTGGCTTTACCAAGGCCCGGGATCCCACCATGTGCTGCACACACTCAGGAACAg AGTAACCAGTCTGACACGTCTGCCTTCTTCATTGGTTGAGCTGAGCGAGCCGCTGCAGGTGATTCGCTATGAGCACGGAGACTTCAGTAATGCCCACCATGATAGCAGCCCTTCTCATTTAGAGACTACCTGCGCGCACACACGACTTGCAGGAAACACATCTGCTCTCACAGAGGTCTCTTGCAG GTATCTTACCATATTATTCTTCCTCAGCTCTGTAGAGGAAGGTGGTGAGACCACCTTTCCTGTGGCAGACAACCGTACCTATGAAGAGCAG GCACTAGTTCAGGATGGAGTTGATTTGACAGACACCCAGGAAACATGTGGCAGAGGGAACCTGAGAATGAATCCTTCTGCTGGGACAGCTCTCCTCTGGTACAACCATCTTTCTGATGGCAGAG GTTGGATGGGTGAGCTAGATGAGTATTCCCTGCACGGCGACTGCCCAGTCAGGCGTGGGGTAAAGTGGGTGGCCAACAGCTGGGTAAATGTGGACCCAGACCACCAGCAGCAGGCCCGCTACCAGAGACTAGTTGCACAAAGGCATCGAGCTAAGTCAGGCATGGAGGAGCATTACCAACCTCTCCCACACAGTGACCTCCACCAGGATCTATAG
- the LOC122883510 gene encoding transmembrane prolyl 4-hydroxylase-like isoform X2 produces the protein MEDALEDLMEQEEYDDSDKPLSLPRNPPFRSTRLHVQRSSICSRAYFVVVMVFFHVYILNVIGLLLYVHYNNGPGDLVSGDGATSASVSESGTPLPHPAPASRELHVEDYSSSFSLPRIEGIRVGHVQQVSLAPDRTHEMKTISLKPLLFEIPGFLSEEECRVVVQLAQLKGLMESQATASSQGQEGSNQPLLSLSTEEVFSLLDLNQDGLLQKQEIVSHSRSRDGTWLNPDNLRQILTGLEACPTGMLTLEDFRRVYDVSQHPGQQRSRKLQTQFKQRSKHTWLYQGPGSHHVLHTLRNRVTSLTRLPSSLVELSEPLQVIRYEHGDFSNAHHDSSPSHLETTCAHTRLAGNTSALTEVSCSSVEEGGETTFPVADNRTYEEQALVQDGVDLTDTQETCGRGNLRMNPSAGTALLWYNHLSDGRGWMGELDEYSLHGDCPVRRGVKWVANSWVNVDPDHQQQARYQRLVAQRHRAKSGMEEHYQPLPHSDLHQDL, from the exons ATGGAAGACGCTTTAGAAGATTTAATGGAGCAGGAAGAATACGACGACAGCGACAAACCATTATCATTGCCCCGCAATCCCCCTTTTCGCTCCACTCGACTGCACGTCCAGAGAAGTAGTATCTGCTCTCGGGCTTATTTCGTTGTGGTCATGGTCTTCTTCCATGTGTATATCCTGAATGTTATTGGCCTGCTGCTCTACGTGCACTACAACAACGGCCCCGGGGATCTTGTCAGTGGAGACGGGGCCACCTCAGCATCAGTTAGCGAGAGTGGAACCCCTTTGCCCCATCCTGCCCCAGCTTCAAGAGAGCTACATGTGGAGGACTATAGTAGTAGTTTCAGTCTTCCTCGCATTGAGGGGATACGG GTGGGTCATGTTCAGCAGGTGTCCCTTGCACCAGACAGAACACATGAGATGAAGACGATCAGCCTGAAACCTCTGCTATTCG AGATCCCTGGCTTCCTGTCAGAGGAGGAGTGCCGTGTGGTGGTGCAGCTGGCTCAGCTCAAGGGTCTGATGGAGAGCCAGGCGACAGCATCCAGCCAGGGACAAGAGGGGTCAAACCAGCCACTACTTTCTCTCAGCACAGAGGAGGTCTTCAGTCTGTTGGACCTAAACCAGGATGGGCTGCTGCAGAAGCAGGAG ATTGTGAGTCACTCACGCTCTCGAGATGGAACTTGGTTGAACCCAGACAATTTACGGCAGATACTCACTGGTCTGGAAGCCTGCCCAACAG GGATGCTTACCTTGGAGGACTTCAGGCGTGTTTATGATGTGTCCCAGCACCCAGGACAACAGCGAAGCAGGAAGCTCCAGACTCAGTTCAAACAGAGAAGCAAACATACGTGGCTTTACCAAGGCCCGGGATCCCACCATGTGCTGCACACACTCAGGAACAg AGTAACCAGTCTGACACGTCTGCCTTCTTCATTGGTTGAGCTGAGCGAGCCGCTGCAGGTGATTCGCTATGAGCACGGAGACTTCAGTAATGCCCACCATGATAGCAGCCCTTCTCATTTAGAGACTACCTGCGCGCACACACGACTTGCAGGAAACACATCTGCTCTCACAGAGGTCTCTTGCAG CTCTGTAGAGGAAGGTGGTGAGACCACCTTTCCTGTGGCAGACAACCGTACCTATGAAGAGCAG GCACTAGTTCAGGATGGAGTTGATTTGACAGACACCCAGGAAACATGTGGCAGAGGGAACCTGAGAATGAATCCTTCTGCTGGGACAGCTCTCCTCTGGTACAACCATCTTTCTGATGGCAGAG GTTGGATGGGTGAGCTAGATGAGTATTCCCTGCACGGCGACTGCCCAGTCAGGCGTGGGGTAAAGTGGGTGGCCAACAGCTGGGTAAATGTGGACCCAGACCACCAGCAGCAGGCCCGCTACCAGAGACTAGTTGCACAAAGGCATCGAGCTAAGTCAGGCATGGAGGAGCATTACCAACCTCTCCCACACAGTGACCTCCACCAGGATCTATAG
- the LOC122883512 gene encoding secreted frizzled-related protein 2 isoform X2 produces MAAALCSHFISRKSSHSAYLLFLLLLAGPSSTIALGPGRGREGLEGRARAEDRVRSGVKDKGGDRASIEVNTETGFGDTRVSRPGAAAEDDGEVWGDPDTTTGFRSMLSIGESGLWEPRSSSRCVPIPSGMALCQNIGYDTMRMPNLLGHESPAEAVQQSASWLPLLARECHPDARIFLCSLFAPICLDRSLCESVRDSCAPIMSCYGYPWPEILRCDQYPADHLMCISSITNSTLHTGGRRVPQASCRDCELEEASSSKDTLETFCRSDFVVKLRLTRLKYSPVSLSQFSLAAKLDVLKHGPLLGGQIRSRIELWLERDATCVRNMTRHHQRGGTFLVTGTVQGERLVVNKAYAWQRRDKNLMAAARKWKHHRCRS; encoded by the exons ATGGCTGCAGCGCTCTGCTCTCATTTTATCTCCAGAAAGTCCTCCCATTCGGCCTACCTACTATTTCTCCTTCTGCTTGCTGGGCCCAGCAGCACAATAGCACTTGGTCCTGGTAGAGGAAGGGAAGGGCTGGAAGGACGAGCAAGAGctgaggacagggttagatctGGAGTAAAGGACAAAGGCGGGGACAGGGCAAGTATTGAGGTCAACACTGAAACTGGATTTGGAGATACTCGTGTTTCTAGAccaggagctgcagcagaagaTGATGGTGAAGTGTGGGGGGACCCTGATACTACTACTGGCTTCAGGTCCATGCTTTCTATAGGTGAAAGTGGACTGTGGGAGCCCCGCAGTTCCTCTCGCTGTGTCCCTATCCCGTCAGGCATGGCCTTGTGCCAAAACATCGGTTATGACACCATGAGGATGCCCAACCTGCTGGGCCATGAGTCTCCAGCTGAGGCTGTACAGCAGAGTGCCAGCTGGTTGCCACTACTTGCCAGAGAGTGCCACCCTGATGCCCGCATCTTCCTCTGCTCTCTATTTGCACCAATCTGCCTTGACAG GAGTTTGTGCGAATCTGTACGGGACAGCTGTGCACCAATCATGAGTTGTTATGGCTACCCCTGGCCAGAAATTCTGCGCTGTGACCAGTATCCTGCAGACCATCTCATGTGTATCTCCTCTATCACCAACAGCACTCTTCACACAGGGGGGCGTAGAG TGCCCCAGGCAAGCTGCCGGGATTGTGAGCTGGAAGAGGCATCTTCTTCAAAAGATACACTGGAGACCTTTTGTAGGAGTGATTTTG TTGTGAAACTGCGTCTAACACGGCTCAAGTACAGTCCAGTAAGCCTGTCTCAGTTCTCATTGGCTGCAAAACTTGACGTTCTGAAACATGGACCCCTGTTAGGTGGGCAGATCCGCTCCCGCATCGAACTGTGGCTGGAGAGGGATGCCACCTGCGTAAGAAACATGACACGGCACCACCAACGAGGCGGGACCTTCCTGGTGACAGGCACAGTGCAGGGGGAGCGCCTGGTGGTCAATAAGGCTTACGCCTGGCAAAGACGAGACAAGAACCTGATGGCAGCTGCGCGCAAATGGAAACATCACAGATGCAGGAGCTAG
- the LOC122883512 gene encoding secreted frizzled-related protein 5 isoform X1 encodes MAAALCSHFISRKSSHSAYLLFLLLLAGPSSTIALGPGRGREGLEGRARAEDRVRSGVKDKGGDRASIEVNTETGFGDTRVSRPGAAAEDDGEVWGDPDTTTGFRSMLSIGESGLWEPRSSSRCVPIPSGMALCQNIGYDTMRMPNLLGHESPAEAVQQSASWLPLLARECHPDARIFLCSLFAPICLDRFISPCRSLCESVRDSCAPIMSCYGYPWPEILRCDQYPADHLMCISSITNSTLHTGGRRVPQASCRDCELEEASSSKDTLETFCRSDFVVKLRLTRLKYSPVSLSQFSLAAKLDVLKHGPLLGGQIRSRIELWLERDATCVRNMTRHHQRGGTFLVTGTVQGERLVVNKAYAWQRRDKNLMAAARKWKHHRCRS; translated from the exons ATGGCTGCAGCGCTCTGCTCTCATTTTATCTCCAGAAAGTCCTCCCATTCGGCCTACCTACTATTTCTCCTTCTGCTTGCTGGGCCCAGCAGCACAATAGCACTTGGTCCTGGTAGAGGAAGGGAAGGGCTGGAAGGACGAGCAAGAGctgaggacagggttagatctGGAGTAAAGGACAAAGGCGGGGACAGGGCAAGTATTGAGGTCAACACTGAAACTGGATTTGGAGATACTCGTGTTTCTAGAccaggagctgcagcagaagaTGATGGTGAAGTGTGGGGGGACCCTGATACTACTACTGGCTTCAGGTCCATGCTTTCTATAGGTGAAAGTGGACTGTGGGAGCCCCGCAGTTCCTCTCGCTGTGTCCCTATCCCGTCAGGCATGGCCTTGTGCCAAAACATCGGTTATGACACCATGAGGATGCCCAACCTGCTGGGCCATGAGTCTCCAGCTGAGGCTGTACAGCAGAGTGCCAGCTGGTTGCCACTACTTGCCAGAGAGTGCCACCCTGATGCCCGCATCTTCCTCTGCTCTCTATTTGCACCAATCTGCCTTGACAG GTTTATATCACCCTGCAGGAGTTTGTGCGAATCTGTACGGGACAGCTGTGCACCAATCATGAGTTGTTATGGCTACCCCTGGCCAGAAATTCTGCGCTGTGACCAGTATCCTGCAGACCATCTCATGTGTATCTCCTCTATCACCAACAGCACTCTTCACACAGGGGGGCGTAGAG TGCCCCAGGCAAGCTGCCGGGATTGTGAGCTGGAAGAGGCATCTTCTTCAAAAGATACACTGGAGACCTTTTGTAGGAGTGATTTTG TTGTGAAACTGCGTCTAACACGGCTCAAGTACAGTCCAGTAAGCCTGTCTCAGTTCTCATTGGCTGCAAAACTTGACGTTCTGAAACATGGACCCCTGTTAGGTGGGCAGATCCGCTCCCGCATCGAACTGTGGCTGGAGAGGGATGCCACCTGCGTAAGAAACATGACACGGCACCACCAACGAGGCGGGACCTTCCTGGTGACAGGCACAGTGCAGGGGGAGCGCCTGGTGGTCAATAAGGCTTACGCCTGGCAAAGACGAGACAAGAACCTGATGGCAGCTGCGCGCAAATGGAAACATCACAGATGCAGGAGCTAG